GAAGCATACCTAGGCCAACCGATGATTTCACTGCGCCTGCGCGCGCGCCACCTGCCTCAGTAATTCCTAAATGCAATGGCTGATCGATCTTTTTGGCAAGCAGGCGGTATGAATCGACCGCAAGGAAGACATCCGAAGCTTTCACGCTCACTTTAAATTGATCGAAGTTGAGGCGGTCGAGAATATCGACATGTCGCATCGCCGACTCAACCAAAGCTTCAGGTGTTGGCTCACCATATTTCATCTGGATATCTTTCTCCAGAGAGCCACCATTCACGCCAATCCGAATCGGAATGTTCTTGTCCCGAGCACAATCAACAACAGCACGAATACGTTGTTCGTTTCCGATATTGCCAGGGTTGATGCGCAAACAATCGACGCCATACTCGGCGACTTTAAGCGCGATGCGATAGTCAAAATGAATATCCGCGACCAGCGGAATGTTCACTTGCTGTTTAATCTGTTTGAATGCTTCCGCCGCATCCATGGTCGGTACAGAGACACGTACGATATCTGCACCCACATTTTCCAGGGATTTAATCTGCGCAACAGTCGCCGCAACGTCTGTTGTGCGTGTGTTGGTCATTGACTGCACCGCGATAGGGGCGCCGTCACCAATGGGAACATCGCCCACGTAGATACGAGTCGATGGGCGACGTTTGATCGGAGATTCGTGTTGCATAGTAATGTCTAAGGTAAGTTGAATCTTGCTACTTTGCCCGAAGTATACCCAGAAAGGTCAACAGGTTCACTCGCTAATGTCATTGAAACGTTTTCGGGCGCTCCTAAAATGACGCTGTACGGCAGTTCGCCTTGTAAGTTGAGCTCTTGGCCAGGCTTTTTAACTCCAGTCGATAAGGTTTTGCCATCCGCGTCTTTGACTTGGATCCAGCAGTCATCGCTGAAGGTCATTTGCAGTAAATTTGCCGCTACTGCCACTTGCTCTGTTGCTTGAGGTTCAATCGTCTCTTCCACTACCGGTGGCTCGATGACCTCTGCTGGTTGCTCAGCAGCCGTTTCATCAATGATAGTGGTTTCTGTGGCAGAAGGTTCTTCGTCTTGAACAACTGGCTCAGCGAGCGCTTCCTCAACTGGCGCGCTTGGTTGCTCCTCCACCACATCTGCCTCACTCTCGGCTAATGTAGTAAAGTTGAGCTCAGGTTGCGCTGCTTGCTCTAGCTGCTGCTCTTGTTCACTGACCGTGGTCAAGTCAACCATCGCAGAGTCCTGGTTTTGCCACCACCACACTGAAGAAATACCTAGAATGACGGCAAAAATCCCCCAAGTTAGAGTCATGATGCGGCTATCATGCTTCTCACGTTTGGTTTTGCGCGAAAAGCTTTTCATCTGTTGTTCTTGAGGTTTGGTTTCCTCACAACCCGCGAGTGCAGAAAGCACCGTGGCTTCATCTAGATTAACCGCCTTAGCATACGAGCGCAGATAGCCACGGGTAAACGTTGCTACCTGATCGAGCGCGAAATCGTTATTTTCGATACTTTCAATGATTGAAAGACGCAGGCGCAGGCGGTCTGCAATCTGCTTTTGTGTAAGGCCTAAAGCCTCACGTTTCTGTTTGAGGAGAGTGCCGGCTTGTGGTTGTTCTACGGTGTCTTCGCTAGATTGTAGTTGTTGTTCAGCTGTCATGACTATAGTAAATCTCTTGTTCTATGGCTCTGGTTAACTTAAGGCTTAATTATTGTTTGTTGGTGTTTGCCGAATAACCAAAGTCGAAAAAATCGAGGAAAACTCCTCATACGATGCGAAATTAACGCTCCACTCAAATACAGAGAAATTTCTCTAAAGCGTTAACCTTTCATTCTAATAGATATCATAGATGAAACAACATAGCGGAAGTGGATAATTTACAGTCAGCTCAAGGTTTTTCACTATTTTGACAGAGAGATCGCGACAAGATGTAACAAAAAAGCCAGAGCTAGGCTCTGGCTTGGGCAGAAATCGAATAAAGCTTATGAAACCGCTTTAACTTCAATCGTCTCGCCTTTCGCAGCTCGAATCATTGCGGTGCGCTTAGTACGGTCGATGACGTCACCAACTAACTGTCCACAAGCTGCATCAATGTCATCACCACGCGTTTTGCGGATAGTGACTGTGTGTTCGTACTGCATCAAGGTTTTCTGGAAACGGTCAATGCGAGAGTTACTCGGTTTTTTATAAGGCGAACCCGGGTAAGGGTTGAATGGAATCAAGTTAATCTTACACGGCGTGTCTTTCATCAGCTCTGCCAGTTCGCGAGCGTGCTCCATATCATCATTAACATGGTCAAGTAACACATACTCAACCGTCACTTTGCCGCGGTTTGCGTTTGATGATGCGATGTAACGACGCACCGAGGCCAAAAAGTCTTGGATATCCCAACGGTCATTGATAGGCATGATTTCGCTGCGCAACTTGTCATTCGGTGCGTGCAGAGAAATCGCCAGCGCCACGTCAATCTTGCCGGTCATTTGATCCAAACCTGAAACAACACCAGAGGTAGACACAGTCACACGACGTTTAGACAAACCAAAGCCAAGATCATCGAGCATGATTTCTAGTGCTGGAATCAGGTTTTTCATATTCAACAGTGGCTCGCCCATGCCCATCATCACCACATTGGTGATCGGACGACGACCGGTCTCTTTTTCCAGACCAATTTCACGTGCTGCACGCCAAACTTGTCCGATAATTTCAGAGACTTTCAAGTTACGGTTAAAGCCCTGTTGCGCGGTAGAACAGAATTTACACTCTAGCGCACATCCCACTTGAGAAGATACACACAACGTGGCGCGATCGTCTTCCGGGATATAAACCGTTTCAACATCTTGGTCACCCACCTTCATCGCCCACTTAATGGTACCGTCTGATGAGTGCTGAGCTTCAGCAACTGTCGGTGCTTTAATCTCACAACGATGCTGCAACTTCTCGCGCAGCTTCTTGTTAATGTTGGTCATGTTATCGAAGTTATCGACACCGAAATGGTAGATCCACTTCATTACCTGGTCGGCACGGAATGCCTTTTCGCCGAGCTCCTCAGCAAAAAATTGACGCATACCTTGGCGATCAAAGTCGAGTAGATTGATTTTTTCAGTGGTCATGTGGCCTCTCAAACGACGGAACATTAATTAAGGGCGCGAATTGTACAGCCTTTATGCAGGGACAACAAGCGTTGTAAAGCCCTGTATTTGTTAAGGCGTTAATATCGCAGTGATTATTTTTTATACAGCAGAACAGGCCCGCGGATCACGTGGTACAGAGCGTTAAACCGACGCGCTTGCTGCGCGTTTAATTTGCTCGACAATCGCTTTTAATCCATTGCCACGTGACGGACTCAAATGCGCTATCAGGCCAAGCTGCGCGAAGTATTCGTCCACATCAAAGGCTTGGATTTGCTCGCCAGTTTTGCCATCAAACGCCGCCATCACTAAAGCAATAAGCCCACGCACAATACGTGCGTCTGAGTCCGCGCAAAAGTACCAAGCGTCACCCACTTGTTGACTGACCAACCATACCTGGCTCTCACAGCCAGAGACCGTCACCTGCTGCGACTTTAGCGACTCAGGCATCAGTGGCAGCTTTTTCCCCCACTGAATCACTTGACGATAACGATCTTCCCAGCCACGCAGCGCTTGCATAGTTTGCACTATCTGGTCTGCATCTATCTCCTGGCCAAACGGCGATTGAGGAAATGGCGACATGTTACTCTCCCACTAGTTGCGATGCTTCTGAATCAGTTTTTCAACAATGCGCGATACTGCGACGAAACCAAAAGTTGCGGTGACCACAGTCGCGGCGCCAAAGCCACTGGCACAATCCATGCGTTTCGGGCCTTCCGCGGTCGACTTCACCCCGCACACGCTTCCGTCAGGCTGAGGATATTTGAGTTGCTCAGTCGAAAACACACAATCGATGCCGAACTTGCGCGCCGGATTCATAGGAAAATTATGATGGCGGCGCAAGGTATCTTTGATTTTCTTCGCCAGTGGATCTTGAATCGTTTTCGTCAGATCCGCCACTTTAATCTGAGTTGGGTCCACTTGTCCGCCCGCCCCACCCGTGGTGATCACTTTAATCTTGTTACTACGACAATAGGCCAGCAACGCCGCTTTTGCTTTGACGCTATCAATCGCATCGAGCACATAGTCGAACCGTTTGGATAGGTACTGATGCTGATTGTCTGGGGTAATAAAGTCGTCGATAAGGTTTACTTTGCACTCAGGGTTGATCAATTTTACCCGCTCAGCCATCACCTCGATTTTGCTTTGGCCAACGGTGCCAGACATCGCATGAATCTGACGGTTGATGTTGGTGACACACACATCATCCATATCAATCAAGGTCAGTTCACCCACGCCGGTACGAGCCAAGGCTTCGACCGCCCATGAACCGACCCCACCAATACCGATCACGCACACGTGCGCCGCACGCAGAATTTCAACTTCACTGTGACCATAAAGGCGACGCGTACCGCCAAATCGTTGGTTGTAGTTATCAGAAGCAGGAGTGTCTAATTCGCGCATATCGATTTTCCGCTGGGTGTAAAAACAAAGAGTGCGATTTATACGCACTCTTGATAAAAATGTCTAGGCTATTGCAACTTCTCGGGAGGGAGTGCCCAAGGAGCTTGAGTCGGGCTGTTTTCTAGCCCAAGCTTCCAGACTCGGCCAAAGTGTTTATAGTGACCAGCTTCTGTGCCAGCACGTGGCCCCATACCATGATAGAGGTCAAGATGGTTCTGTTTCACCGCACCGCCAGTGTCTAACACGATAAGCAGACGCAATTGATGTGCTCCACTCCAAGTCCCGTCTGGGTTTAATAGTGGCACTTCCGCTAATATCGGGGTTCCCATCGGAAAAATTGAGCGATCGCCGGCTACCGAAGCCATGGCCAATAGCGGTATACCGGCAGACCCGGTCACGGGCGCATCCGCTCGGGGTTCAAAAAACACAAACGATGGATTTTGTTCCAGCAGCTCCTGCACCGTTGCCTCGTCATTGGCGAGCACCCACTCTTTGATCGCCTTCATCGACATTTTTTCGCGCGGGACTAAGTCGCGCTCTATTAATACTCGGCCAATACTGACATAGGCCTTGTTGTTCTTACCGCCATAGGCGAAGTACTCGAGCGTGTCGTCATCTTCAAAATGCACAAAGCCGCTGCCCTGCACTTCCATTAAAAACGGATCGATTCGGCTCTGTGCATAACCAAGCTCTAAACCGAGCCCATCCAGTGCACCAGCATAAATCTGGGCGCGAGTCGGACAATCCATTTCACAGTCAGGTTTAGCGTAGACCGGATACTTGAACTTTTCGTTGGGCTCATGGCGAAGTTCCATTACCGGCGAAAAGTAGCCAGTAAACAAAACATTACCTTGCTGGTCTCCGCCCCCTAGCTGCGCGGCTTGGATGCCATAGGCGGATAACTCAGTCGGCTCACCGCTTTGCAATACCCATTCGTTGAGCTTTTCGTAGAGCGGTTGGTAGATTTTCGCCATCGAGGGTGAGTTGATCACGACTTGCTCTGCTTGGCGATGAAATTCAGTAAAATCTCTTGGTTTGTCAGACTCGACAAGTGATGATTTATTCAGTATCGATGTGAATTCTTGGCCACTATATTGTTGGGCACGGTCGGTAGGTTGCGCACAACCAAACAGCACAGAAGCGGCAACAAGCGGAAGATATTTTTTAAACACGGGATGAGATCCTTGTTGAGCAATGCATTGAGGATGACAAACTTGTCCTTGATTCGCAATAAATCAGTGGTTAACGAATGTTATCTTTTTTATTTTTCTGACAAACGATAGACGGGCTGGTAGTGCGGCTGAGAAACCAGTTGGAACTGAGTGAACTGCTCGTTGAGTACTTTGAAGCGTCGCGTCTTTTCCCCCATTTGATACTCAAGATACGAGCCATCCCATTCAAACTCGGTATCAATCACGCCACCATTCACCGTTACCCCCGCCGCGCTGAGCATAAAACTCTCACGGCTATAATCAGCCACATCCTGCTCTACCCAGGTCCCATATAGCTTGGACTTAGGATAGGCTTTTTCTAAGTAAGCCTCATACAATTGACTGGCAAGTATCAGCGCACAAATAGCAACAAACAGTGTGCCAATGACCATAACTCTTTCAACCAGTTTCAATTTTCTACGACTCAAGCGACTCACTCTTTTTTATTCCCCAACAACGGCTGATCATTCAACCTAATAAGTAATTGTTAACTAACAAAGGCAATTACGCGAATCTGATTTCTTCGACCTTTCATCATATCGTGCTATCACTACTCAGCAGATATCCCCATCAAAAAAACACTTGTACAGCAAAGAATAAAATTGCAGTATATTTACATATTAATTCAATGGGTAGTTATTACTTTGAAACTAAGAAGTACCGCGCTTGTAAAAGGCTTTAGACAATCAGCTCCTTACGTTAACGCTCACCGTGACAAGATAATGGTGATTATGCTTGGCGGCGAGGCGGTGGCTGATGATAATTTTGCCAATATTATCAGTGATCTAGCCCTGCTTCATAGTTTAGGAGTCAAAATTGTGCTCGTTCATGGAGCACGGCCACAAATCAATCATCTTTTACAGCAGAACCAATACCCTAGCCCTTATCACAAAGGCGTGCGTGTCACCGATGAAACCTGCCTCAATTACGTCATGCAAGCTGCTGGGCAATTGCAGTT
The sequence above is drawn from the Vibrio sinaloensis genome and encodes:
- the mltA gene encoding murein transglycosylase A, coding for MFKKYLPLVAASVLFGCAQPTDRAQQYSGQEFTSILNKSSLVESDKPRDFTEFHRQAEQVVINSPSMAKIYQPLYEKLNEWVLQSGEPTELSAYGIQAAQLGGGDQQGNVLFTGYFSPVMELRHEPNEKFKYPVYAKPDCEMDCPTRAQIYAGALDGLGLELGYAQSRIDPFLMEVQGSGFVHFEDDDTLEYFAYGGKNNKAYVSIGRVLIERDLVPREKMSMKAIKEWVLANDEATVQELLEQNPSFVFFEPRADAPVTGSAGIPLLAMASVAGDRSIFPMGTPILAEVPLLNPDGTWSGAHQLRLLIVLDTGGAVKQNHLDLYHGMGPRAGTEAGHYKHFGRVWKLGLENSPTQAPWALPPEKLQ
- a CDS encoding DUF2850 domain-containing protein, which translates into the protein MSRLSRRKLKLVERVMVIGTLFVAICALILASQLYEAYLEKAYPKSKLYGTWVEQDVADYSRESFMLSAAGVTVNGGVIDTEFEWDGSYLEYQMGEKTRRFKVLNEQFTQFQLVSQPHYQPVYRLSEK
- a CDS encoding bifunctional tRNA (adenosine(37)-C2)-methyltransferase TrmG/ribosomal RNA large subunit methyltransferase RlmN, whose product is MTTEKINLLDFDRQGMRQFFAEELGEKAFRADQVMKWIYHFGVDNFDNMTNINKKLREKLQHRCEIKAPTVAEAQHSSDGTIKWAMKVGDQDVETVYIPEDDRATLCVSSQVGCALECKFCSTAQQGFNRNLKVSEIIGQVWRAAREIGLEKETGRRPITNVVMMGMGEPLLNMKNLIPALEIMLDDLGFGLSKRRVTVSTSGVVSGLDQMTGKIDVALAISLHAPNDKLRSEIMPINDRWDIQDFLASVRRYIASSNANRGKVTVEYVLLDHVNDDMEHARELAELMKDTPCKINLIPFNPYPGSPYKKPSNSRIDRFQKTLMQYEHTVTIRKTRGDDIDAACGQLVGDVIDRTKRTAMIRAAKGETIEVKAVS
- the ispG gene encoding flavodoxin-dependent (E)-4-hydroxy-3-methylbut-2-enyl-diphosphate synthase yields the protein MQHESPIKRRPSTRIYVGDVPIGDGAPIAVQSMTNTRTTDVAATVAQIKSLENVGADIVRVSVPTMDAAEAFKQIKQQVNIPLVADIHFDYRIALKVAEYGVDCLRINPGNIGNEQRIRAVVDCARDKNIPIRIGVNGGSLEKDIQMKYGEPTPEALVESAMRHVDILDRLNFDQFKVSVKASDVFLAVDSYRLLAKKIDQPLHLGITEAGGARAGAVKSSVGLGMLLAEGIGDTLRISLAANPVEEIKVGFDILKSLRIRSRGINFIACPSCSRQEFDVIGTVNALEERLEDIITPMDVSIIGCVVNGPGEAEVSHLGLAGSNKKSAFYEDGKRQKERFDNNDLVAQLEAKIRAKAALMDEQNRINIKVQD
- the rodZ gene encoding cytoskeleton protein RodZ; amino-acid sequence: MTAEQQLQSSEDTVEQPQAGTLLKQKREALGLTQKQIADRLRLRLSIIESIENNDFALDQVATFTRGYLRSYAKAVNLDEATVLSALAGCEETKPQEQQMKSFSRKTKREKHDSRIMTLTWGIFAVILGISSVWWWQNQDSAMVDLTTVSEQEQQLEQAAQPELNFTTLAESEADVVEEQPSAPVEEALAEPVVQDEEPSATETTIIDETAAEQPAEVIEPPVVEETIEPQATEQVAVAANLLQMTFSDDCWIQVKDADGKTLSTGVKKPGQELNLQGELPYSVILGAPENVSMTLASEPVDLSGYTSGKVARFNLP
- the csdE gene encoding cysteine desulfurase sulfur acceptor subunit CsdE produces the protein MSPFPQSPFGQEIDADQIVQTMQALRGWEDRYRQVIQWGKKLPLMPESLKSQQVTVSGCESQVWLVSQQVGDAWYFCADSDARIVRGLIALVMAAFDGKTGEQIQAFDVDEYFAQLGLIAHLSPSRGNGLKAIVEQIKRAASASV
- the tcdA gene encoding tRNA cyclic N6-threonylcarbamoyladenosine(37) synthase TcdA — protein: MRELDTPASDNYNQRFGGTRRLYGHSEVEILRAAHVCVIGIGGVGSWAVEALARTGVGELTLIDMDDVCVTNINRQIHAMSGTVGQSKIEVMAERVKLINPECKVNLIDDFITPDNQHQYLSKRFDYVLDAIDSVKAKAALLAYCRSNKIKVITTGGAGGQVDPTQIKVADLTKTIQDPLAKKIKDTLRRHHNFPMNPARKFGIDCVFSTEQLKYPQPDGSVCGVKSTAEGPKRMDCASGFGAATVVTATFGFVAVSRIVEKLIQKHRN